The following proteins come from a genomic window of Verrucomicrobiota bacterium:
- a CDS encoding argininosuccinate synthase, with protein MKVVLAYSGGLDTSVILSWIQEKYDAEIIAFCANIGQGEELKGLDKKAAKTGAAKIYIEDLQEEFACDFIFPMIRAGAVYENQYFLGTSIARPLIAKRMVEIARAEKAECIAHGATGKGNDQVRFELTAASLAPELKVIAPWRDATFREQFPGRAEMIRYCEEKKIPVQATAKKPYSMDRNLLHISYEAGILEDPWLDASTPEHKEMYRLSVSPEDAPDKAEHVTLDFERGNCVAVNGKPLDPLGVMKTLNRLGGKHGIGRVDLVENRYVGMKSRGVYETPGGAILHFAHRQMESLTMDREVMHLRDSLIPKYSELVYYGYWFSPERLALQALVNDSQKNVTGTVRLKLYKGNLITAGRKSPVSLYNPNIATMEADPTKSYNQDDATGFIRLNALRLKVAAKLQGAKEGEGR; from the coding sequence ATGAAAGTGGTTTTAGCCTATTCGGGCGGCCTGGATACTTCGGTGATCCTCTCCTGGATCCAGGAGAAATATGACGCCGAGATTATCGCTTTTTGCGCCAACATCGGCCAGGGCGAGGAGCTCAAAGGATTGGACAAAAAAGCGGCGAAAACCGGCGCTGCCAAAATCTATATCGAGGATCTCCAGGAGGAATTCGCGTGCGATTTCATTTTTCCGATGATCCGGGCCGGCGCGGTGTACGAGAACCAGTATTTCCTCGGCACGAGCATCGCGCGCCCGCTCATCGCCAAGCGCATGGTGGAAATTGCCCGCGCGGAGAAAGCGGAGTGTATCGCCCACGGCGCCACCGGCAAGGGCAACGACCAGGTTCGATTCGAGCTTACCGCCGCTTCTCTGGCGCCGGAACTCAAAGTCATCGCGCCGTGGCGCGACGCCACGTTCCGCGAACAGTTTCCGGGCCGGGCCGAAATGATCCGGTATTGCGAAGAGAAAAAAATCCCCGTCCAGGCGACGGCCAAGAAGCCGTATTCGATGGATCGGAACCTTCTCCATATTTCCTACGAGGCCGGCATCCTCGAAGACCCCTGGCTGGACGCCTCGACGCCGGAGCACAAGGAAATGTACCGGCTGAGTGTTTCCCCCGAAGACGCGCCGGACAAAGCCGAGCACGTCACGCTGGATTTCGAGCGCGGGAATTGCGTGGCCGTGAATGGCAAGCCGCTCGATCCGCTCGGCGTGATGAAGACGCTGAATCGGTTGGGCGGCAAGCACGGCATCGGACGCGTCGATCTGGTGGAAAACCGTTACGTGGGGATGAAGTCGCGGGGGGTTTACGAGACGCCCGGCGGCGCGATTCTTCACTTCGCGCACCGGCAGATGGAGAGCCTGACCATGGACCGCGAGGTGATGCATTTGCGGGATTCGCTGATTCCGAAGTATTCGGAGCTGGTTTATTACGGGTACTGGTTCTCGCCCGAACGTCTGGCGCTGCAGGCGCTGGTCAACGACAGCCAGAAGAACGTCACGGGCACAGTGCGGCTCAAGCTTTACAAGGGAAACCTCATTACCGCCGGGCGTAAATCGCCGGTGAGCCTTTACAATCCCAATATTGCCACGATGGAGGCGGACCCGACCAAGTCCTACAACCAGGACGACGCGACCGGGTTCATCCGCTTGAATGCGCTCCGATTGAAGGTGGCGGCCAAGCTGCAGGGGGCGAAAGAGGGCGAAGGCCGTTGA